The nucleotide window CGACTGCGGCAGGGACTTGGTGGAGAAGCTGAGCGTTTTGGTGGCGGAGGCGGAGAGGCTGCGGGCCTTGGGACTTGCCAGCAGGAGCTTGCTGACAGCGGAGATCTTGGACTGGCTGGCTTTTGGGGAGGCACCTGCGGACTGAGAGAGGCCCGAGTTGGTGGGGGAGGACATGGCACTGCGGCTgaggctccttccagccctgggcaTGGTGGTGTCTCTGCCAGGGCTCATTTTGGAGCTCACAGAGGACAGACTTTCTGCTCTTTCCAGCGACAAGCACTCGTAGTGGCTTCCTGTGGACCTCCCTAGGGAGTTGGTCCTGCTGGCgagctgctccagcttggcACTGAagagcttgctgctgctgttgttgatGCTGCTGTCTATGGCAGAGCCTTTTTGTTTGGCATTCTGCTCCTCGGGGAAGCTGGCCAGAAAGGACACAGGCTGGCTTGAGGGACTGCTcgtggtgctgctggctgcactgtgctgggggctggctCTGTTCTTCTGATCCAAGCTTGATTTTCTCACAGGTGGCAGAGGAGGGGTCCCTTTGGGACGAGTGAGTATGCAGTGTTTGGGAGAGGCCATTTTCTTGTCAAGACTAGCCTTAGAAAACTGGGGGAGGGCAGGAGAACTGACTCCACTGCCGTCCGTAGAAGTGGGATGGAGATGACTGTCAGATTCCTCCACCCTGCTTGCCTTTGTGAGCCCTCGAGGGAGGCTACAATTCTTAAAGCCATCACTGGAATGAACAGGGCTTTGGGTtgcagagctggatgctgcCACCTCACACCCATCCACAATCCTTTTTAGACTGTCAGAGCCTGGGGAAATAGAGGCATCCCCACTACTGGTGCTAAACCTGTCCACAGCGGACTGttttgtgctgtgctcaggcttAGCTGAAACAGTGACTGTATCAGGCCTTGGCCCGTCACTGCTCCCAGAGGTGTCCTTTTTAACATCATCTTCTCTCTTCAACCAAGGGTCTTCAAATTTGATAACCTTCTTAGCAGTGGGTTCTTTCCCATCATGGGGATGAACAGCCTTTGGGTCTGAAGTTACAGCTGGTGCAGCATCACCAGTGCCTTGAGCTTTGAAGGAATTAACAGCAATGCATGGATACACAGTAATGTTCGTCTTCATCGGGATGTAGCCTTCACAGCTGCTAAGACTTGCTGTGTTTTTGATTGTGACAGTAGTTTTGCCTAGAGCTGATATTTTACAGCCTTTGATGGGTGGCACTTTGCTGAAAGCTTCTTCCCCCATTTCCGACAGTATAAGCATGTTGTCAGTCACTGACTTCTGTTTGTCACTTACACAGATCATGCTGGCACTTTGTATGGTGCTTGCAAACTCAGAAACAGGGGGTTCTGCCATAGCTTCCCCATGCCCATAGCACGCCTGGGCTATGAAGCTGTGGCACGACTGTTCACCGTCACTCCCCGTGCTCATTTCACTCAACCACGAGCTGATGGATGAGCGCCTGCTGCCATCATCTTGGGGTTTGTCATCCAGACTCAGCTTTGGAAGAGGAAGGAACTGTGTGATGCTGACTTCAGACACAGGAGTTGCACTGGAATAACATTCAAGATCTTCAGAGATGCTGCTGATGATACTGACTGGCCTAGAGCCAGAGGCCAAAGCCTGCACAGAGCAGTCACTGTTAAAACTGATGATACTGGTCGGGCGCCCATTGTCAAGGACACCACTAATGGTCAGCTCTTCCACAAGGGTGAACACAAGCTCATCCTCTCCATTCAGCTCCAATGGCTGCTGCACAGTCACCATGGTTGTGCTCAGAATCTCCTTCTTGGATTCTGGAGAAATGCTTTGTTGCTGATCTTCACTGAGAACGGTCTCTTCAAAATCCCCATTGTTGGATGACACTGACTTTTTCATGATCTGAGGGCTCATGCCTACTGGTGGGGTCCGGATTTCTGGCTGTAATAAAGATTCAGTAGATGTCATGGCAGCATCCTTACCCAGGGGAGCTGGTGGGGGAGTGGAGCTAGGCAGGACTCCTTTCTGTGTGTAGACCTTGCACCTCTGGGAAGGAGAAGTTGGTGGTTTATACTCAGATGTCTTTGAGAGACTTGCAATGCCAAGCCGGGGTGAACCCATTGGCCGAGGTTTGCCTTCCACAAATCCACAGGTGTTGAgcccttctctgctgctctgcaagcTGGTGCTGTGTGCTAACTGGCAAGAGTTAAGCTCTTTACTAGAGCTGCCTGTTACACTTCTGGGAGAAGAAGGAGTTGAAAGATTGCTAAGAGCTCCAGAAGGAACAGGGGAGTGATTTCTCCTAGTTTTGCTGGGTGttgtatttgtattttccttAGCTTCTCTATCAGGATGCTGACATTCCAGCATGGTATCTTCCTTATCTGACTCTGGTAAGTGGCTAAGCTCTGCCAGCTGGCTTGAGACAGCACACTTAGACATCTGGTCTGAGCTAAATTGAGCAGGCATCTCTTCAAAGGGAAATTTGTCAGTCTCTTCGCTGCCATCTATGCAATCCAgtctctcctggagctctgcaaaGGTGTTGCACTTCAGGCAGTCTCTTTCAGATGTGCTGGGCCCGGATTCACTAACTTCCTCCAACCTGCCCTCATTTTTGGTCTTTTGCAGAGCAGGAACGATGGGAACAAAGTCAGGGGGACCCTCGTTATCCGTCAGCTCCTTGTCAGAAAGGGCAGTGCCATTGGGGCCAACGTAGATCACCGTGTCACACGACTGCTCGCTGCTGGATGAATAATCAGGATCACTTGATAAGTGCAAAATAGGGAAGTCTGGGTCCACAGTGTTTCTAGAGTGGAAAGGCCTCAGCTGGGTTGGCCTTCGCATCCGGCCCTCCTCACAAGAGCTCTCTCCTCCAGAAGAGCTTGATGTGTACTGCAacatgagagagagagagagagagagagtctATGACATTTCAGCATTGCAAGCTGGTCCTTGCACAAACTGCATACACAACAAATTAGTGGTCACACATGAACTGCGAGATCACTAAACTAAGGCACAGAGCTCTGAAGCTGCTTATCCACAGCCCTAAAGCAAACACACATTGATGTTCAATAATGGAGAACCCAAAGCCCCAGCTCTGAGTCTCACTTAAGATCATAtgactaacaaaaaaaaaaaaaaagtactaaaaATATGGATTAAGATACCTCCCTTAACCGAGCCTGACCAAAGAAATCAGATATTTGGTAAAGGCTTTGCTgattttgtgtatgtgtgtgtacattTGTGTATTTGAAGAGGAGCAAGAAAAACTCATTACATATGACCCCATACTACCAGTGTGTGGAATTATATAACGTGCTCTCAGAGGTCTCTGGAGACACAGTGCTCTGATGGTGTGTGGACTGAACCCTTCATCTGTCTCTCTTCAATCAATtgacaaaaaaagcttttgttagTCTGCCAGTTTAAATTAAAGGCATAAAATTCACTTATTCTGTCCAATTCACACCATAAGTTGCACAGAAGCAACCAGAACTCTCTAACATGAAAATGGATATAGTCCATCTTGACTCTACTAGGAAAATCTATCACCCATATTTAGAAGTAGTAAGAATGAAAAGGTCCTCAATGCTGGCAATGGACACAattgttttgcatttattttgctttcacacTCTCTGAGAAGCACAGAGAATCTAATTCTTAATTAATCCAAATTTTCTGTAACTCTACAGCAGTTTCACTCCGTATTATTTCATTAGCACTAAGagcataaaggaaaataaatgctcCCTGACAGCTATATTATTAAACAAGGTCAGCTTACAAACCTGCTACAATAGATGTGTCTCAACTTACTCCTCTGAAGCTGAAGCATTTACTCCTCTGATATTGCTCTCTAACACTTGCCTAGGATTGGGTACATACAACACAGACACTTTGGAACTGATTACTGATTTTGTTACATACTGCTACACCCAGTTAAGGATCCTTCACaatccttcttcctccttcctccatcACTATAAGAAGGGAGTTGCACATTGTCTTAccttagttttctttttcttcatcctgAGGACCCTTGAGGCAATCTGGATGGTGGAGAGTGTCTCAGCATagttccctgcagcagctgaaatgtgAGCTATCATCGTGGTGCGGCAGTTCATATTCCCCAAGGACTCTCGCAGCAACATGGTCAGCTTGCTGTCtctgcaaataaaattaattaaggCTACATTAGCCAGCAAGGTTTCGCTTTGGCCACCATGATGTAACGTGGGTCTTGGCAAGTTATCTTCTCCTCTTTTTAATGGAATCCTAATTAGTTTCCTTCCTCAGGTTTGCACTATGTTGTGCAGCTGAGCATGCTGAAAGACCCTGGACTACAATTCAAACTTCTTTTtgtttcccatttccccttttctgtctccttttggTCTCAGTCCTTCTCCATTGTTACTACTGCTAACAGAGAGATGCAGACCAGCACAGGAGACTGTTaaggagccacagcagcaaaCATCAAACTGCTGCTCTTTTCAAGTGCACAGTGCACAGACAAaccctggcccagctctgggggacaAGAGGGTACTGGATTAGATTAGAGAACACAATTTTTTTGTTACCTTCTAGGGCATTGGGTAACTTGATATTAATAACAGTTAAGTCACCGAAGTCAATTTTGGATGATGCTGGTAAAATAAAAACCAATCAAGTCTTCAAACTTCACACAATTGTTCTTTCATATTAGATCTTTTCTTTCACTGAGGCAGAAATCAAATTTTCTGTTCTTGCCATTTACTCTATTCTTGCCATTTACTCTATTGTTCAGCATCAGATAGCTTTTGAAATGTTCATGCCTAATTATGGGGCTGTCTGTGACCGGACTGAAAATATGACTTTTAACAGAATAATGATGCATATATAATACTTTTGAGGTGGCCCTGACTAATCCTGTAGTCAAAAATGCACAACATACAATTTTTAAAGAGATCTTTAGCTCCATGGTGTAGAGGTCAGCTGCATGGTTATTTGGGAAATGGCATTCTCTTGAAGAGTGTCTCCCCTATGCTAAAGGTTGTGGATGATGGCTACATACATCTGGAAACAAAGATAGCAACAGCCTGATATTTTTCTATCACTAAAGGAATTGCATTCACTGTTGTAAGGATGGTGGTACTTTCAGTGGTTACAGATTGGATTTTTGGGGCTCACTGTTCAATATCTGCAAACAACCTATGGTGCATGTGTGTCCTTGTTCATTCCCTTGAGATTTCTGCATAAAGCTGCAACTGCTGGGAACTGAAGCTATGCCTACTGGATGGGACCAATGGGCAAACACCAAAACTCTGGGACCTCTCTCTTTGATTGAATAAAACATAGCATTTGGGCTGCGTATTTTGATGCAATAGCTCTGGAGAGTTCTCATCTCCTGAGGCTTCCTGCAGTTTCAGGTCAActagaaatactgaaaataaaagattttttgtttcaggATTTCTGCTTCCATCTGCTCCAGACACATTGATGGCAGTCTAGTGTCTTTGAGAAGTAAACAAACATCCACAAAGATATACTGAGACAGCCTCACTCCTTTCACTTGTGACCTAAGGCTGCTTTGAACCCACAGATCCAGAGTTACTAGGCTGCTGTGTCTCAGGTTAGAGTCCCTCCTTTCCATCACGGAATAATTAAGATGTCAAATTTTGTACATCAGTTACTGCCACTCCAGTGCAGAGTAACACGGAAATTATTAACACCTCCACAGAAATCAATAACAAGCCTTTCATTTGCCAGTGCTTCTATCATAGCAAAACATGAGACGACAGGGGAAAGTGCAAAAGAATACATTCTAAGCATGTTGGTCTCCTGAGAATGCATTGCCATGCAGCCAGCATCAGCACTGAGGCATGGCTCTCCTAGGGGTGTATGCATTAGGAATGTAAAATAATCTGTGCCATCTGCCTTGTACTGAAATACCTACTTGCAAGAAGAATAATGATACTGAAGAAATATCTATTTATAATTCATCCTCTGACATGGATGGGAAATAAAGGGCAGATTTGTAAAGGATTGAAGCATGAACCTAGCAGTAAAAAGCCCAGCTAGCACTGATTTCTAATTTCAGAGTTTGTTCATTCAGCACAAGCTACATTTTGACTCTCAACTTCACCTTTATCTCAAGTCACTACTGgacactgaaaaataacatAAAGAGGAATAAAGTTACTAAACACAGATTTTTTGGTCAAATCTGGACATTGTCATAAGACAAGTTCAGCTCTCACCTACTAACTTctgaaggaaagaatgaaagaaaataaatgagaatatAAGACACAAAATTGTGTGGCCTAAATTTTTAATTCACCCTATcctctttaattaaaatattggtAAAATGTTCTGGATGTCTCACTGAAATTTGCTTGGCAGTCAGTGTGAGATACAAAGTAGATGCTTTGTTCTTCTGAGTGCTGGCATGGTATTTCTGCCTGAAAAAATTGAAAGGCTATGAATTATATCATTAGGTCATTTGTGAGCTGTTacttgaaaatgcaaaatttccTGTGAAAGCAGAGGTTTTACAAAGAGGAGATCTCCACTTCTGCACTGGAAAGGCTTTGAGAATCAAGACCTTTGTTGATCCTCTGACTCTGCAAACCAAACTAAGGCACAGGAAGTTTTGAAGAAAGCAGAGGATTTGCTGCTCCTAGGTGTATGTTGCTCACTGTGTTAAGCAGAGGCTGGCTAGCAGAAGGTCCCAGATTtctcacagcagcagagtgaaATGCATCAATGTCTTCATGGCAAATAAGAGAACTTCAGGAATGCTAATGGTCTATTTCTGTTCTGCTccaaaagtaataaaaattataggTCAGAGCAGCACAATGACTCCATTTTATATACCTGTCttcattttaaatgtatttctatCCCATCCACTAATATTTTTATAGTTCAGGAAATTTACCCTAAACCATCATGATTATGGGGATATAAAACACACAAGAAACTCAAGGTGGGGTCAGGATACCACACTTCAGACTCCAAAGCCTGTATATCAATAAGTAAGTCAATTTTGTAGTCTTTTCAGTACTTAAAAGTCACCTCATTGTTTTTCTATCTAGATCACTTGGTGCAATAAAATACATTACCTTTACTTGTAAACCATTTCTTGCCTAGCTTCTTAGACAATCAtggctacagaaaaaaaagctactaAATATTATTCCTATATATCCCACACAggtaaaaaccaaaaataaagcATGCAAAGCTGTAGCTCTGGAAAAGTCCAGAGGCAAGAGCCCTGTGTGCAGGAGATAAACTCGGTATCTCTACGATGTGTGTCAGCAGGCATGGCACAGAGTGCAGACTGCCAGGCAGAGAGCTTCAGTGCACTCCACAGAGTAACAGCCCTCCAGCTGAAGGACTTacctgttttcctgctgtttttctgaatCTCTCAAGAGGAACCCTAGCAGGTATTGAACCTCACCAAGAGAGATGGCAGTGCTACAATGAGCAGTGTTCTCTACTTCTCTTCGGAGACCACCATGCAAATTGGGATCGATGTAAATTAGTCCTTTCACTAAGGAGGAAGATGTAGTTCTTCCTTTCAGTAAGAAGAAAAGATGTACATCTTCATGCTTCTCTTATACATATCTGTATTTCCCTTCCTCATGAATGATTAATTATACTCAACTTCAAACAACACAAAATCTTACACTGAAGAATGAAGCATGCAATATCATGATACGTGTCCTTGGACACTGCATATATCCCAGTTGCCTGTGTACATTTAGTCTTTAATTTTGTGACTGGATGCTATTTTTCCACTAGAGCCCTGCTTTGAAACCTGCACAGAATAAACAGTGCTCACTGAACCATAAGTTACATTATCTTTCATTTAATCCTTGCCTTGCAATGTATGGATTTATGCCTTATTTACTGTTAGGACTATACAAACTCTGTTCTGAATTCTGAATGACCAATTTCTTCAAAGGctctttataattttttcttccccctgaGGAGCTTGTCAATGCAATATCTGATTAATGCCTCTGAGGTGAGGTATATATTCCTCTGATAACACCTGAAACATTGAAGACTTCATTAAATATAGGTGTTTGGTGTGAAGCACAGATCTTTCACAGTATTGATTATTACACAGTCATCATATTCAAAGTACAGCTAACTTAGACTTATCTTGAACAGCAAATGGGGCAGCTGGTTCTCAAATCAGGATACCCAAAAAAACCAGGAGCATACAATTAGTAGCCCATCTAAAAATTTTAGGAACATTGTCTGAACTAGTCTGAAGGTAGTATTGGGTCCTTTCAGAATACCTCCCTTCTCTTCCACAGtcctccatcccatcctccATATGTTTATTGACAATGACCACATCACTATACAGTCCTTAGTCATGTCTAAAGCAGGTCTTTTATCTGTCTCAAAAAAGATGGACAGAGAACACTTAAAGGACACAGTCCATAACCCATTAATTTTCTGACCCTTTAGCAATTGATTTCATGATCCAAATGCTGttattatatgtattttatgtaatttcatGTGGATTTGTGGTTACACTTCAATGAAACATCAGCAAGCCTGGAACATTCCAGTGTATCAAATAGCCTCAATTGCTAAACtagctggcagcagcagctggctgccaCCTTTTGTTTGGACAAGCAgtagagaaggaaaagattACTTACAATTTACCAGGGGGTTTTGCTAGCATTTGCTACCTGTAGAAAAGCACTAAGACTTTGGAATAACATGCTCCTTTCCTGCACTGTAGGAAAGCTGTGCTCTCATATGTTCATACCCTATTTGACATCCTCTTCTCTGAGCAGACAATCCTACACTCTTCTATCAGTGTCTGTCCCAGGCTTTCCCCATCTAACCTTTTTGCTTGTTCTTATTCATACCATGACACTCATCCCCAGTTCCTCCCAAAAACAGCCTGGCAAAGCTCAGTTTCTTCCTGCAGTGGCCTAAGCAGCTACACCAGACTTTGACATCCTCCAGCATCACTGCTAGACCTTCTTCCAGTATTAAACTCCTCTTTTGTCCCCCTCTTCCTCCTATTAATGTCCTCCACTCTCACTGCCTGATCTTCAAGGACCCTTTCCCCACTCAAGTTCCCCCCCAGCTGTTCACTgacacccagcagagcagccccaaaATGTGGTTGTAATTTGGCATGGCTGCTGTATCATGCTGCCAGGTGAGGGGGCAGAGAATGCTCAGTGCCTTCCTGGATCTTCCTCTTCCAGGTCCTCcagattttaagaaaatctGTGTGTTCAAAGTGAGCTACATAGAAAAGAGGCAAATGGTAATTGCTTTTGTTTAGGGCTGCAAAATAGAATTaatgaatagaaaataaagcaataagaataaatattttgctcaGGAAATTCGCAAGAATTTTTGTTGCCCAGCATTTTATCCTGTGTATGGGAGACACAAACACAGAATTGTTTCACAAAAATGAGGCAATACTAGAGAGGAAGATCCAGCTGAAGTTATTCCAGTTGGAATAATGATTTTTCTGTGCAATTATTTACCCCATTGTATTAcatactttgttttgtttcctgcattcccccccgccccccccaccttaataacaaatattttctttgttttctctttcctctcacCCCACTACTATGCAGATTTTGGCTATTCAATGACAACAGCAGCATCATCAGAAATAGGAATAATAACATTCCACAAGGGAGACAATACAATAGTACAGCTAAGCTTTAGGAAGTGCAAGACAGTGTGCTATCTATTACTCATATACCTTAGTGTCTTCCTAGGCACTTGGCCAAAAGGAGAAAGTTGTCAACTCCCTCCAGGTGTTATTGTTACAGCATCAGATGATGTATGCCCTCAGGTGTCTTGTAATCTAATTATTTATAGAGGtatgtcaaagaaaaaaaatctcagtaacTATGACAGTCATTTTTGATCATCAAGTCTTAACTCTGCTCCTTTGAGCTGATGCACTGCTTTATTCACAGTAATAAATGTTTACATAACAAAGGAACCACATAAAGACTATATTTGGTTTTGGCTCTTACTACATGGGAATAATCTCTACAAAGGACAGTTTATAGCTGAAAAAGCACAAGCCAGCAGTGGATGTTACAGGTGTGTAACAGCTGAGTTCACTATGAACCAGTACAGTTTGCTTAGTTATGTCTTTCCTTTCTGGTAATAATTTTGatagagaaagagagaggaaatggGAGCAATGTGTGTAGGCACAGGCAAAATGAGTCCAGGTGGGGAGATAAAGCCCTTGGAGGTTCAGCCATGTGAGCCTGGCTTTGTTAGGAGAACAAAACGAGGCAGTGCAAGAAAGATGGGCAACGTGTTGGACCTTTAACCTGGGGAATTCTTCACCTGCTGAAACGAGGCACTGGGGAGACAATGGACTTGTTCCAGGAGGAAACTGACTAGCCTGGAAGGGAAAATGAAGCAGAGTGGAAATTTCCACTGCCACTGCAGTTAGTATATCTTGTATGAGGTGCActagcacagaacactgtgcTCATGGCAGAGGGGGAGCCAGCTGAAAGGACCACACTAAGGGGACACTGGGCTCAGGTTCAGTACTGGGGAACTTCACATCTGGAAGGGATGTGACACTACAGCAGTCAAGAGGtcaaaagcaggagaaaagtgTTGCTGCAGCCAAGTATGGGACTTGTATAAGTGCATTTAAAATGTAGGGGGTTCCCCCTACAATTGTTGTCTAAGAGAAAATTTCATATTGCTGAACAATCCTTTTGCCTGTGACAACTTAGGAGCATGTGGCAGATGCACAAAAGAGcatcttttgtttcttcttaccaagggcagaaaaacaaatcaatgaCAGAAGGACAAAACCCAttggtgaggctgcacctcaaaTGAGTTCAGTTTTGGGCCACTCACtgcaagaaggacattgaggtgcttgatcatgtccagagaagggcaacgGAGCTGGGGGTcgttcagtctggagaaaaggaggctgggGGAAGATCTCACTGTAGATTCTCTATAACCATCTGAAAGGAGATTGTAGCAAGATGGgggttggcctcttctcccaggagcCAGGGAACTACCCCTCTCACCATAAAAAGGGCTCATTCAAGAGCTGTAACTTTTGTACAAAAGTTGCTCTAAAGCTGATAAAGCTTAAACAGTCCACAAAACTGACAAGAGTACCCTGTTATTCATAAATGACACAGAAGTCCCCCATGTTTTCAAGGTCTTGTTGACTGCTATCACAATAGAACTCTCTCCCAGTAAAGCCATGGCTATCACATAACTCCACTTTTACCTTTACATACTGAAGTCTGCATGGCTTCTgacagtgccagcccagctccaagcTGGGCACCACCACACTAGCTCTAAAGACACACATTTCCTCCATTTTCTCATTCCTGTCTTGTGCCAGCAGTGGAGAAGAAGTCACATAAGCTTAATTCAAAAAACTCAACCAACAAGAGAAAGAAGTTCCTCTCAGCCTTTGCCCCAGCTCTGgcaaaaccaaacagaagaCATATACCCTTACAGCTCAGTATGTTACTCTAATGAGAACTCAGAGATCCAGATGTAGCTTAAAGTCACAGCAAGTTCAAGTtttggggtgggagaggggaggTGATTTAGGAGCACAGGTCTGCTGAGGCCAGTaattatttcagagagaaaagtacactgaaaatggaaaaaatgatccttctcctctctgtaCTTTGAAATACGGCACAGAAACAAATACTGTTCACAAGCAGCCATTTAAAACATCCAAACAAAGCTCAAAGataagcaaaatgaaaaggatCGTGGTGGTCTGTCTCATTACAGTGCCAGCTCCTAATAAATGctagctgaaaaacagaaactcaATTAATCCAGGGAGCTAATTAGGCTCAGCAACTCTACGTTAGAACTAAAGCCAGTTTCCCCAAAATCAGCAATGCCACTTGTTAAAGAAACATGCTCAATAAGTAGAATGTGatttacaggagaaaaaaaatcctgcagttAAAACCAGCAATGATAAATAATAGGGACTCTGCATTTGGCTAGGCAAACTTCTACCATGATACACTAATAAACGGAAGGAAAATGTCTTCTCTCTCCCCATGTCCCTCCTTCCTTGGCTCCCTTACTTGGAAGTATTATGGCAACCACAGGTTTGGCTCAGCTTATCTTATGGTTTAGTTCCTTTATATGAGAAGACAACACAGTTGCTATGGAATAGcaagggagcagctcaggagcctgcctgcctctcctctgggctgccagtgccctgacagtgcagcaggagtgctgggaagggaaggctTGGAATGCAGCTGAACAGTGCCTGTGCCTCTAGGGCAGTCACAGGGGGAAACACATAGCAAGGAAAAGCATGCAGAAACACTCCCTGACAATCTGCTGAGGACAATTCTGGAAAGCACCTTCACACCAGTCCCTCTGGAAAGCACCTTCACACCAGCCCCAAGGAGGGCTCAGATCCACATGTACCCAGGGGTGGAACACCAGGGCTAATTCCTCAAACGAAAATCAACTGCAAATATTTGTAATTGATACATGAATATTCAGGATCTTTTGGGAGGCTCTCATAATTACTTCATTCTGCT belongs to Oenanthe melanoleuca isolate GR-GAL-2019-014 chromosome 3, OMel1.0, whole genome shotgun sequence and includes:
- the KIF26B gene encoding kinesin-like protein KIF26B, with the translated sequence MSGIAAKYKCETNFVQSLVGNRGRRCLAAKKPISPWTQAGTLPQGSLSQCRCSQCLLDHLAQKQPNAGSAEAMDPGFSSVIHEKLQVPNTIRKAWNEKDNRCDVCATHLNQLKQEAIQMVLTLEQAANSEHYDASPSSPPPLSNVPTLVSPRHMGSLQPRDWAYVPAPYAPSNYTAFVANKHSGKPNSLGIGNGVEKKNGSPGHQAKVSFQMATSPSNGNVLNSVAIQAHQYLDGTWSLSRTNGVTLYPYQISQLMTETSREGLTEAALNRYNADKPSLYSFPASQSTYVASEVSTGTSVAASFFARAAQKLNLSSKKKKHRPSASSVPESPLFSTCFSSILQTSPPPAPPCLLRAVSKVKDTPGLGKVKVMVRISSTLARDTSESSSFLKVDPRKKQITLYDPLACGGQNAFQKRGSQVPPKMFAFDAVFPQDASQAEVCAGTVAEVIQSVVNGADGCVFCFGHAKLGKSYTMIGKDDSMQNLGIIPCAISWLFKLINERKEKTGARFSVRISAVEVWGKEENLRDLLSEVATGSLQDGQSPGVYLCEDPICGMQLQNQSELRAPTAEKAAFFLDAAIASRRSSQRDCDQEEQRNSHMLFTLHIYQYRMEKSGKGGMSGGRSRLHLIDLGSCVKVLSKNREGSSGLCLSLPALGNVILALVNGSKHIPYKDSKLTMLLRESLGNMNCRTTMIAHISAAAGNYAETLSTIQIASRVLRMKKKKTKYTSSSSGGESSCEEGRMRRPTQLRPFHSRNTVDPDFPILHLSSDPDYSSSSEQSCDTVIYVGPNGTALSDKELTDNEGPPDFVPIVPALQKTKNEGRLEEVSESGPSTSERDCLKCNTFAELQERLDCIDGSEETDKFPFEEMPAQFSSDQMSKCAVSSQLAELSHLPESDKEDTMLECQHPDREAKENTNTTPSKTRRNHSPVPSGALSNLSTPSSPRSVTGSSSKELNSCQLAHSTSLQSSREGLNTCGFVEGKPRPMGSPRLGIASLSKTSEYKPPTSPSQRCKVYTQKGVLPSSTPPPAPLGKDAAMTSTESLLQPEIRTPPVGMSPQIMKKSVSSNNGDFEETVLSEDQQQSISPESKKEILSTTMVTVQQPLELNGEDELVFTLVEELTISGVLDNGRPTSIISFNSDCSVQALASGSRPVSIISSISEDLECYSSATPVSEVSITQFLPLPKLSLDDKPQDDGSRRSSISSWLSEMSTGSDGEQSCHSFIAQACYGHGEAMAEPPVSEFASTIQSASMICVSDKQKSVTDNMLILSEMGEEAFSKVPPIKGCKISALGKTTVTIKNTASLSSCEGYIPMKTNITVYPCIAVNSFKAQGTGDAAPAVTSDPKAVHPHDGKEPTAKKVIKFEDPWLKREDDVKKDTSGSSDGPRPDTVTVSAKPEHSTKQSAVDRFSTSSGDASISPGSDSLKRIVDGCEVAASSSATQSPVHSSDGFKNCSLPRGLTKASRVEESDSHLHPTSTDGSGVSSPALPQFSKASLDKKMASPKHCILTRPKGTPPLPPVRKSSLDQKNRASPQHSAASSTTSSPSSQPVSFLASFPEEQNAKQKGSAIDSSINNSSSKLFSAKLEQLASRTNSLGRSTGSHYECLSLERAESLSSVSSKMSPGRDTTMPRAGRSLSRSAMSSPTNSGLSQSAGASPKASQSKISAVSKLLLASPKARSLSASATKTLSFSTKSLPQSVGQSSSLPPSGKNMSWSMQSLGRSRGSSLASKLPLRAVNGRISELLQGSASARAVQGSSEPEERGALPGDEKPAVHMLPSPYSKITPPRKPHRCSSGHGSDNSSVLSGELPPAMGKTALFYHSGGSSGYESMMRDSEATGSASSAQDSMSENSSSASGRCRSLKAPKKRLNAGSQRRRLVPALSLDAAAPARKPASSPGLRWVDGPLSGHRGLGEPFEIKVYEIDDVERLQRRRGGDSKEVICFNAKLKILEHRQQRIAEVKAKYEWLMRELEVTKQYLMLDPNKWLSEFDLEQVFELDSLEYLEALECVTERLENRVNFCKAHLMMITCFDITSRRR